Proteins found in one Magnolia sinica isolate HGM2019 chromosome 5, MsV1, whole genome shotgun sequence genomic segment:
- the LOC131246012 gene encoding probable serine/threonine-protein kinase PBL18: MVEIKSLKALIFQSDAYQATGWYNLLFSEFLRMGPRSNTFSYTELKTATEDFNPTNKLGQGGFGTVFKGTLLDGRIVVVITDWIPPNKAPFGYHQINCFFYLLQ; the protein is encoded by the exons ATGGTAGAGATCAAGTCTCTTAAAGCACTG ATCTTTCAGAGTGATGCTTATCAAGCCACAGGCTGGTACAACCTCCTATTCTCAG AGTTTTTAAGAATGGGTCCTAGATCAAACACTTTTAGTTACACAGAACTGAAGACCGCCACCGAAGACTTCAATCCTACAAATAAGCTGGGTCAGGGTGGATTTGGCACCGTTTTTAAG GGCACATTACTAGATGGGCGGATAGTGGTTGTGATAACTGactggataccaccaaataaggccccgtttggataccaccaaataaattgCTTTTTCTACTTACTGCAGTAG